The Haloplanus salinarum genome includes a region encoding these proteins:
- a CDS encoding ABC transporter ATP-binding protein, with the protein MSADPILDAEDITSGYGNNEIVHGVDLHVADGESVCIIGPNGAGKSTVLKTLTGYIPCWSGTIRFNGEDVTDAETEDLIERGISIVPQGASTFPEMTVSEHLDMGAWLLDDDAKQESLEFVYDLFPRIEERLGQKIKTMSGGEQQMVSIARALMIDPDLLVLDEPSLGLAPNLVDEVFDLINRVQAADVSILMVEQNAAKALDNTDRGYVIEMGNVEYVDVSDKLADDPEVKQLYLGG; encoded by the coding sequence GTGAGCGCCGACCCGATCCTCGACGCCGAGGACATCACCAGCGGCTACGGCAACAACGAGATCGTTCACGGGGTCGACCTCCACGTCGCGGACGGCGAATCGGTCTGTATCATCGGGCCGAACGGCGCCGGGAAATCGACCGTCCTGAAGACGCTGACCGGCTACATCCCCTGCTGGTCGGGGACCATCCGCTTCAACGGCGAGGACGTAACCGACGCCGAGACGGAGGACCTCATCGAACGGGGCATCAGCATCGTCCCACAGGGGGCGTCGACGTTCCCGGAGATGACCGTCAGCGAACACCTCGATATGGGCGCCTGGCTCCTCGACGACGACGCGAAACAGGAGAGCCTCGAGTTCGTCTACGACCTGTTCCCGCGGATCGAGGAGCGACTGGGCCAGAAGATCAAGACGATGAGCGGCGGCGAACAGCAGATGGTCTCCATCGCACGGGCGCTGATGATCGATCCGGACCTGCTGGTCCTCGACGAGCCGTCGCTGGGGCTGGCTCCCAACCTCGTCGACGAGGTGTTCGACCTCATCAACAGGGTCCAGGCCGCCGACGTGAGCATCCTGATGGTCGAACAGAACGCCGCGAAGGCCCTCGACAACACCGACCGCGGCTACGTCATCGAGATGGGTAACGTGGAGTACGTCGACGTGAGTGACAAGCTCGCGGACGATCCGGAAGTCAAACAGCTGTACCTCGGAGGCTGA
- a CDS encoding YbaK/EbsC family protein encodes MHPTVESFIERARDRHGIEVEVHEFPDGTQTAAAAATAVDCAVGQIVKSIVMQVGDRPVLVLTSGANRVDEGALAAEFDADPDRVRSADAATVKAATGWSIGGVPPFCHDTDLPTLADPAFEAYDTLWAAAGTPETVFPLPRATLVDAAEPRFVDVYE; translated from the coding sequence ATGCATCCGACGGTCGAATCCTTCATCGAGCGGGCACGGGACCGACACGGGATCGAGGTCGAGGTCCACGAGTTCCCGGACGGAACGCAGACCGCGGCGGCGGCCGCGACGGCCGTCGACTGTGCGGTCGGCCAGATCGTCAAGAGCATCGTCATGCAGGTGGGCGACCGGCCCGTCCTCGTCCTGACCAGCGGCGCCAACCGCGTCGACGAGGGGGCACTGGCCGCGGAGTTCGACGCCGATCCCGACCGGGTCCGGTCCGCCGACGCCGCGACGGTCAAGGCGGCGACCGGGTGGAGTATCGGCGGCGTCCCCCCGTTCTGTCACGACACCGACCTCCCGACGCTGGCCGACCCCGCATTCGAGGCGTACGACACCCTCTGGGCCGCGGCCGGAACGCCGGAGACGGTGTTCCCGCTCCCGCGGGCGACGCTCGTCGACGCCGCCGAGCCGCGGTTCGTCGACGTCTACGAGTGA
- a CDS encoding helix-turn-helix transcriptional regulator: protein MSGDSSAALWETVARRADLLDELREGPREKRALVSALSVSRSTVDRAVAELSELGLVTDANGEVGSTATGDLVAVLYRDAASSADELLRLAPYLDALDEPLRPPPAFFGETTIVTVEDDTHAPGERLIDAFLTADRCRLVRGTIRPAFAAEVRERMFDGSLELEVSFCPDSVEVLRSYHGVDLERVLDLPHVTVRAYPEPLHSGLYLFETDGERSVRLSIHDRTTDRVRVLLGTDRPAAVAWAERTLREVYERSSPVATEPP, encoded by the coding sequence ATGTCGGGTGACTCATCGGCGGCGCTCTGGGAGACCGTGGCTCGGCGCGCCGACCTGCTCGACGAACTCCGTGAGGGGCCACGGGAGAAGCGGGCGCTGGTGTCGGCCCTGTCGGTCTCGCGGTCGACGGTCGACCGCGCGGTGGCCGAACTCTCGGAACTCGGCCTCGTCACCGACGCCAACGGCGAGGTCGGGTCGACCGCCACCGGCGACCTCGTCGCAGTGCTCTACCGCGACGCCGCGTCGAGCGCCGACGAACTCCTGCGGCTGGCGCCGTATCTGGACGCCCTCGACGAACCGCTTCGCCCGCCGCCCGCTTTCTTCGGCGAGACGACCATCGTGACCGTCGAGGACGACACACACGCACCCGGGGAACGGCTGATCGACGCGTTCCTGACGGCCGATCGGTGTCGGCTCGTCCGCGGGACGATCAGGCCGGCCTTCGCCGCCGAGGTCCGCGAACGGATGTTCGACGGCTCGCTCGAACTCGAGGTGTCGTTCTGTCCGGACTCCGTCGAAGTCCTGCGCTCGTACCACGGCGTCGACCTCGAACGGGTGCTCGACCTGCCACACGTCACGGTCCGAGCGTACCCCGAGCCGCTCCACTCGGGACTGTACCTGTTCGAAACCGACGGCGAGCGGAGCGTTCGACTGTCGATCCACGACCGAACGACCGACCGCGTTCGCGTCCTGCTCGGCACCGACCGCCCCGCCGCGGTAGCCTGGGCCGAGCGCACCCTCCGCGAGGTGTACGAGCGGTCGTCGCCGGTCGCGACGGAGCCGCCGTGA
- a CDS encoding M20 family metallopeptidase — protein MSTHSDRLERIVSELVARESENPPGNEAAVAEFVHEWFGDRGIDADFVTRPDPDRPQVAARVGDGEPTVVLNGHIDVVPAGDRSKWTHDPYGAAVVDGTLYGRGSADMKTGVALGMLATADFASAFDGGKVDGSVVFHAAMGEETAEPGTKTLLESGYDGDYGVVLEPTGMRTATSEKGLAWYEITVAGDPSHASRPDQGDNAIANARPVLDALDAYDTRVRERRHDLLGPAYATTTCLETGVKENVVPGSATITVDRRLLPSEDVTDIDAEVDALLDDVESEHGVRTDWERTRTYEPAEIPVDNPLASVFREQSAEIAGVPDDPWGIEASTDVRNFVNDAGTPAITWGPGDLDQAHTVDECIDLAHATTALDVLEASLTELFEADG, from the coding sequence ATGAGCACACACAGCGATCGGCTCGAACGCATCGTCTCGGAACTCGTCGCCCGCGAGTCGGAGAACCCGCCGGGCAACGAGGCCGCCGTCGCGGAGTTCGTCCACGAGTGGTTCGGCGACCGGGGTATCGACGCCGACTTCGTAACGCGGCCGGACCCGGACCGCCCGCAGGTCGCCGCCCGGGTCGGCGACGGGGAGCCGACGGTCGTCCTCAACGGCCACATCGACGTCGTCCCCGCCGGCGACCGCTCGAAGTGGACACACGACCCCTACGGCGCCGCGGTGGTTGACGGAACCCTCTACGGACGCGGGAGCGCCGACATGAAGACGGGCGTGGCGCTCGGGATGTTGGCGACTGCGGACTTCGCGTCGGCCTTCGACGGCGGCAAGGTCGACGGGAGCGTCGTCTTCCACGCCGCGATGGGCGAGGAGACCGCCGAACCGGGGACGAAGACGCTCCTCGAATCCGGATACGACGGGGATTACGGCGTCGTCCTCGAACCGACGGGGATGCGCACCGCGACCAGCGAGAAGGGGCTGGCGTGGTACGAGATCACCGTCGCGGGCGACCCATCCCACGCGAGCCGTCCCGACCAGGGCGACAACGCCATCGCGAACGCGCGGCCCGTCCTGGACGCACTCGACGCGTACGACACACGGGTCCGCGAGCGCCGTCACGACCTGCTCGGCCCGGCGTACGCGACGACGACGTGTCTCGAAACGGGGGTGAAGGAGAACGTCGTCCCCGGGAGCGCGACGATCACCGTCGACAGACGCCTGCTGCCGTCCGAGGACGTGACCGACATCGACGCGGAGGTCGACGCCCTGCTCGACGATGTCGAGTCCGAGCACGGCGTCCGGACGGACTGGGAACGGACCCGGACCTACGAACCGGCAGAGATCCCGGTCGACAACCCGCTCGCGTCGGTCTTCCGCGAGCAGTCCGCCGAGATTGCGGGCGTCCCGGACGATCCGTGGGGGATCGAGGCCTCGACCGACGTGCGCAACTTCGTCAACGACGCCGGAACGCCGGCGATCACATGGGGTCCCGGGGACCTCGATCAGGCACACACCGTCGACGAGTGTATCGACCTCGCGCACGCGACGACGGCGCTCGACGTGCTCGAAGCGTCGCTCACCGAACTCTTCGAGGCGGACGGGTAG
- a CDS encoding dodecin produces the protein MVFKKITLIGRSPDSFDDAVDDAIDRATDTLDRVKWLEVEELGVEIAGVENREYQAEVEVAFELEE, from the coding sequence ATGGTTTTCAAGAAGATCACGCTGATCGGCCGGAGTCCGGACAGTTTCGACGACGCCGTCGACGACGCCATCGACCGCGCGACGGATACGCTCGACCGCGTCAAGTGGCTGGAGGTGGAAGAACTCGGGGTGGAGATCGCGGGCGTCGAGAACCGCGAGTATCAGGCCGAAGTCGAGGTGGCGTTCGAACTCGAGGAGTGA
- a CDS encoding DUF7344 domain-containing protein — protein sequence MAPQLRPAEPDRLSRDALFSMLRNERRREVINYLRDREGPVDLRELSEHVAAIENDCAPDEVTYKQRKRVQTALYQMHLPKLADRDIVDYDRRAGRVALADGAEACLAYLDAVTDRERVDWWRRYLVVAAAVTVPVALAAAGVPPFAAVPGLGYAVLASGLFAAVSVAQALDER from the coding sequence ATGGCGCCACAACTCCGCCCCGCCGAACCCGACCGACTCTCCCGGGACGCGCTGTTCTCGATGTTGCGAAACGAGCGGCGTCGCGAGGTCATCAACTACCTGCGTGACCGCGAGGGGCCGGTCGACCTGCGGGAGCTGAGCGAGCACGTCGCCGCCATCGAGAACGATTGCGCGCCCGACGAGGTCACGTACAAACAGCGCAAGCGGGTCCAGACGGCGCTCTACCAGATGCACCTCCCGAAACTCGCCGACCGGGACATCGTCGACTACGACCGGCGGGCGGGACGGGTTGCGCTCGCCGACGGCGCCGAGGCCTGTCTCGCGTACCTCGATGCCGTCACCGATCGGGAGCGGGTCGACTGGTGGCGACGGTATCTCGTCGTCGCCGCCGCCGTCACGGTCCCGGTGGCGCTGGCCGCCGCCGGGGTCCCACCCTTCGCTGCGGTGCCCGGACTGGGCTACGCGGTCCTCGCGTCGGGGCTCTTCGCCGCCGTCTCGGTCGCCCAGGCCCTCGACGAGCGCTAG
- a CDS encoding ABC transporter ATP-binding protein, which translates to MSGDSILEIESIRKEYGSLVAVDDVSFDVERGQILGLIGPNGAGKSTLFDLITGVQTPDGGTVNYDGQDITGNSLERNVELGLVRTFQQTRVLGQMTVRENLLVASQLSDQPRERADELLDVIELTEKSDILAEGLSFGQQKLISISQALMLDPEIILLDEPLAGVNPTMENKILDLIHEMHDEGTTFVFVEHDMDVIMSECEDIVVMNSGRLLTRGPPKQIQNDDRVIEAYFGGEGA; encoded by the coding sequence ATGAGCGGCGATTCGATCCTCGAAATCGAGTCGATCCGCAAGGAGTACGGCAGCCTCGTCGCCGTCGACGACGTCTCGTTCGACGTCGAGCGGGGCCAGATCCTCGGCCTGATCGGTCCCAACGGGGCGGGGAAGTCGACGCTGTTCGACCTCATCACCGGCGTTCAGACCCCCGACGGCGGGACCGTCAACTACGACGGGCAGGACATCACCGGCAACTCGCTCGAACGGAACGTCGAACTCGGCCTCGTGCGGACGTTCCAGCAGACCCGCGTCCTCGGACAGATGACGGTCCGGGAGAACCTGCTCGTGGCGAGTCAGCTGTCGGACCAGCCCCGCGAGCGCGCCGACGAACTCCTCGACGTGATCGAACTCACCGAAAAGAGCGACATCCTGGCCGAGGGGCTCTCGTTCGGCCAGCAGAAGCTCATCAGCATCTCACAGGCGCTGATGCTCGATCCGGAGATCATCCTGCTCGACGAACCGCTCGCTGGCGTCAACCCGACCATGGAGAACAAGATCCTCGATCTGATCCACGAGATGCACGACGAGGGAACGACGTTCGTCTTCGTCGAACACGACATGGACGTCATCATGTCCGAGTGTGAGGACATCGTCGTCATGAACTCCGGACGACTGCTCACCCGAGGACCACCGAAGCAGATCCAGAACGACGACAGAGTCATCGAGGCGTACTTCGGAGGTGAGGGGGCGTGA
- a CDS encoding branched-chain amino acid ABC transporter permease has product MGTIELPDGATSLGGRIEDTLDSLSVVHRAVALAVVVGALLTLPQFLNNYLVQVLFIIFLFITLGFGWNILSGFTGYINFGYAGFVGLGAYVTVITIVDFGLPWFAALLLAGLVTAVFGTIISAPILRLDGAYFAIAMLSLATAGRLAMSTEYLSGITRGGSGISFFPALSYTEQYYLAVVLAVGAGYFTYRLANSPLGLRLLAIREDELLASALGVKATREKLLAMFVHSMIAGIAGGLLAFNLSYIDPQTVFDIRYTELPIVMVLFGSPGTVLGPILGGVAFIIVSELLWSSFPTLHQFFFGLAIMFVVIFLPRGLVERLKDKGLLPRRRSL; this is encoded by the coding sequence ATGGGAACCATCGAACTCCCCGACGGAGCCACGTCACTCGGCGGACGTATCGAAGACACCCTCGACTCGCTGTCGGTCGTCCACCGGGCGGTCGCCCTGGCGGTAGTGGTCGGCGCCCTGTTGACGCTCCCGCAGTTCCTGAACAACTACCTCGTCCAGGTGCTGTTCATCATCTTCCTGTTCATCACCCTCGGGTTCGGCTGGAACATCCTCTCGGGGTTCACCGGCTACATCAACTTCGGATACGCCGGGTTCGTCGGACTCGGTGCGTACGTGACCGTCATCACCATCGTCGACTTCGGACTGCCGTGGTTCGCCGCGCTCCTGCTCGCGGGGCTGGTGACCGCCGTCTTCGGGACGATCATCAGCGCGCCGATCCTCCGGCTGGACGGCGCGTACTTCGCCATCGCGATGCTGTCGCTGGCGACGGCGGGCCGGCTCGCGATGTCGACCGAGTACCTCTCGGGGATCACCCGCGGCGGGTCCGGGATCTCGTTTTTCCCGGCGCTGTCGTACACCGAACAGTACTACCTGGCGGTGGTGCTGGCGGTCGGGGCGGGCTATTTCACCTACCGGCTGGCCAACTCCCCGCTCGGGCTTCGGCTGCTCGCCATCCGGGAGGACGAACTCCTCGCGTCGGCGTTGGGCGTCAAGGCGACGCGTGAGAAACTGCTCGCGATGTTCGTCCACTCCATGATCGCCGGCATCGCGGGCGGACTCCTCGCCTTCAACCTCTCGTATATCGACCCACAGACCGTGTTCGACATCCGGTACACCGAGTTGCCGATCGTGATGGTGCTGTTCGGCTCGCCGGGGACCGTCCTCGGCCCGATCCTCGGCGGCGTCGCGTTCATCATCGTCTCGGAGCTGCTGTGGTCGTCGTTCCCGACGCTCCACCAGTTCTTCTTCGGGCTCGCCATCATGTTCGTGGTGATCTTCCTGCCGCGTGGGCTGGTCGAGCGACTCAAGGACAAGGGCCTGCTCCCCCGACGGAGGTCATTATGA